CCCGCGTCACCGGGCGCGGCTTCTTGTCGCCGAAAATCTGGTCGACAATATTATGGCCGAACTGCCGGCATTTCTGGAAAAAGGTGATCTTCTGGTTTTCAACGACACGCGTGTTATCCCGGCCCGTCTGAAGGGCAAGCGCGGCGACGGCGGTGTGGAAGTTACCCTGCACATGCAGATGAGCGCCGACAGTTGGAAGGTTTTCGCAAAACCGGCAAAAAAGTTACAGCTTGATAACATCATTGAGTTTGCCGAAGGATTTACAGCCCAGGTCGTTGGTAAAGGCCCAGGCGGAGAGGTGACGCTACACTTCAGTCTTTCCGGCGCGCACCTGATGTCCGCACTCGAAGCCCATGGCGGAATGCCGCTTCCACCATATATCAAACGGGAAAACATGGCTGATGAGCGCGACAAAGTGGATTATCAGACCTTGTTCGCCAACCACAAGGGCGCTGTCGCCGCCCCCACTGCAGGCCTGCATTTCACCCCACAATTGATGCAAACACTTGCTGACAAAGGCATCAACCATACCAAAGTCACCTTGCATGTGGGGGCAGGAACATTTCTGCCGGTCAAAGTCGATGACACCGAAGACCACGTCATGCACGCCGAATGGGGCGAAATCAGTGAGCAAGCCGCCGCGACCATTAACGCCGCCAAAGCCGGTGGAGGCAAAGTTGTCGCCATCGGCACGACCTCACTGAGATTGCTGGAATCCGCAACTGGCGAGGACGGCACCGTGCGTCCATTCAGCGACAAAACCGATATCTTCATCACCCCCGGTTATCGCTTTCGACTGGTCGATACATTGCTGACAAACTTCCATTTGCCACGCTCGACACTGTTTATGCTGGTTTCGGCTTTCGCTGGACTGCAAACAATGAAAAATATTTATAAAGTGGCCATGGACCGGGGCTACCGTTTCTATTCTTATGGCGATGGCTGCCTGCTTAAAAAGGACGATCAAGCGTGAACGGTACGGAATTCAAGATTCTGGGG
This genomic window from Rhodospirillaceae bacterium contains:
- the queA gene encoding tRNA preQ1(34) S-adenosylmethionine ribosyltransferase-isomerase QueA, translating into MKVDDFDFELPPQFIAQRPVSPRHRARLLVAENLVDNIMAELPAFLEKGDLLVFNDTRVIPARLKGKRGDGGVEVTLHMQMSADSWKVFAKPAKKLQLDNIIEFAEGFTAQVVGKGPGGEVTLHFSLSGAHLMSALEAHGGMPLPPYIKRENMADERDKVDYQTLFANHKGAVAAPTAGLHFTPQLMQTLADKGINHTKVTLHVGAGTFLPVKVDDTEDHVMHAEWGEISEQAAATINAAKAGGGKVVAIGTTSLRLLESATGEDGTVRPFSDKTDIFITPGYRFRLVDTLLTNFHLPRSTLFMLVSAFAGLQTMKNIYKVAMDRGYRFYSYGDGCLLKKDDQA